A single genomic interval of Saccharothrix saharensis harbors:
- a CDS encoding Hsp70 family protein — MTTRADRPRLGIDLGTTATCVCVVDNTGEARVLTNREGRTTTPSAVYLDADGTAAVGEFALDQRAQEPGRVITEIKREIGGDYTVAVPGGHLRPEQISALILRQAVEDALETLGTEVPADGPLASAVVTVPAYFGTAERARTREAARIAGLDVIDLVNEPTAAALASGLRGTPAGRAVLVYDLGGGTFDVTVVLMFPDEVRVVATGGDARLGGADWDRVLVDLVLDQLGDVSDEEDPRTSPRLMAALLGQAQSVKVALSTSTEQMLTLRTTQGRVHRMVISRSDYEKATSDLLDRTIDFTADLIEQARAAGVTTIDDVLLVGGMSRTPAVARRLDEAFPRLPAPRLAADAELVVAKGAAQVAAGESRKVVDVTSKGYGVLITRDTAHPSLGSAVHWIIAPNTPLPTNGRHTLCTVRDRQTTMRIAVYESMTDVLSDEEADHLRLDERTMEGLPRDGRRGDPVELDFSLGADGVLRIDAHAANGARLEIETQVRGRDTDTVAPLPGLRR; from the coding sequence ATGACGACCCGCGCTGACCGTCCCCGCCTGGGAATCGACCTCGGCACGACCGCCACGTGCGTCTGCGTGGTGGACAACACCGGGGAGGCCAGGGTGCTGACCAACCGGGAGGGCCGCACAACCACCCCGTCGGCGGTCTACCTCGACGCGGACGGCACCGCGGCGGTGGGTGAGTTCGCGCTCGACCAGCGCGCTCAAGAGCCGGGACGGGTGATCACCGAGATCAAGCGCGAGATCGGCGGCGACTACACCGTCGCGGTCCCCGGCGGGCACCTGCGGCCCGAACAGATCTCGGCCCTCATCCTGCGGCAGGCCGTCGAGGACGCGCTCGAGACGCTCGGCACCGAAGTTCCCGCCGACGGCCCGCTCGCCAGCGCCGTCGTCACGGTCCCCGCCTACTTCGGGACGGCGGAGCGGGCGCGCACCCGCGAGGCGGCCCGCATCGCCGGGCTGGACGTGATCGACCTGGTCAACGAACCGACCGCGGCGGCGCTGGCCAGCGGCCTGCGCGGCACGCCCGCCGGTCGGGCGGTCCTCGTCTACGACCTCGGCGGCGGTACCTTCGACGTCACCGTCGTGCTCATGTTCCCCGACGAGGTCCGTGTCGTGGCGACCGGCGGGGACGCCCGTCTCGGCGGCGCCGACTGGGACCGGGTACTGGTCGACCTCGTCCTCGACCAGCTGGGTGACGTCTCCGACGAGGAGGATCCCCGGACGTCGCCGCGACTGATGGCGGCTCTGCTCGGACAGGCGCAGTCGGTGAAGGTCGCGCTGTCGACCTCCACCGAGCAGATGCTGACCCTGCGGACCACGCAGGGCCGCGTGCACCGCATGGTGATCTCCCGCAGTGACTACGAGAAGGCCACCTCCGACCTGCTCGACCGCACCATCGACTTCACCGCCGACCTCATCGAGCAGGCCCGCGCCGCCGGGGTGACGACGATCGACGACGTCCTGCTGGTCGGTGGGATGTCCCGGACGCCCGCCGTGGCGAGAAGGCTCGACGAGGCGTTCCCTCGACTGCCCGCGCCCCGGCTCGCGGCCGACGCGGAATTGGTGGTCGCCAAGGGCGCCGCCCAGGTCGCTGCCGGCGAGTCGCGCAAGGTCGTGGACGTGACGTCGAAGGGGTACGGCGTGCTGATCACGCGCGACACCGCACACCCCTCGCTCGGCAGCGCGGTGCACTGGATCATCGCCCCGAACACCCCGCTGCCCACCAACGGACGACACACCTTGTGCACCGTGCGCGACAGGCAGACCACGATGCGGATTGCCGTGTACGAGTCCATGACGGATGTGCTGTCCGACGAAGAAGCCGACCACCTCCGGCTCGACGAGCGCACCATGGAAGGGCTGCCGCGGGACGGCAGGCGCGGCGACCCGGTCGAGCTCGACTTCTCACTCGGCGCCGACGGGGTGCTGCGGATCGACGCCCACGCGGCCAACGGCGCGCGGCTGGAGATCGAGACCCAGGTCCGCGGCCGCGACACCGACACCGTCGCGCCACTGCCCGGCCTGCGGCGGTGA
- a CDS encoding protein kinase domain-containing protein codes for MVIAQVEVLRPGDPRRLGPYRVLGRLGSGGMGTVYLAESSGEQVAVKVIHSSHAADPVYRKRFTQEIAAAQAVHSEYTATVVDAQAVGDPLYVATEVVQGQALDRLAVPGRGLPAERVVSLARDTARALRDIHREGLIHRDLKPSNVMVGPTRAVLIDFGIATTVADIGRLTSTGKVMGTLPYQAPELVKGGSTASVKSDIFAWGCVVFYAATGRGPFGDGAAGEVIPAILGADPDLRAVPGEVREMVGLALSKRARDRPDSDEVAAELESVSASVVVCGSPQDAYAVRLRKLLVDNGFTVRISTIPDTLNGAGVLLILDTDRPSPETVDMRQAAERRSIPVRRIILAGPRQPDAFLDARASALPGPAHLVQLRALVRTKPQTHDATTPVDRTAALIAAVRTALRAGDLVTADRLTTDMLLAAAGRSEEGWMTRSHVNHVGTAFLRDLARVWQEETSGRHGFHAQRALLPESSRNRMHTLALTFGWSSQGFVPDDYETWAADGGDVPGFFPTLRSPNRPSGWYDSWGMTVTAVHDRISEERRSG; via the coding sequence ATGGTCATTGCGCAGGTCGAGGTATTGAGACCCGGTGATCCGAGACGCCTGGGGCCCTACCGGGTTCTGGGCAGGCTGGGATCAGGCGGGATGGGAACGGTGTACCTGGCGGAGTCGTCCGGGGAACAGGTGGCCGTGAAGGTGATCCACTCGTCGCACGCGGCGGATCCCGTGTACCGCAAGCGGTTCACCCAGGAGATCGCGGCGGCGCAGGCGGTGCACTCGGAGTACACCGCCACGGTGGTCGACGCGCAAGCGGTGGGCGACCCGCTCTACGTGGCCACGGAGGTGGTTCAGGGACAGGCGCTGGACCGTTTGGCGGTGCCCGGAAGGGGTCTGCCCGCCGAGCGCGTCGTCTCGCTCGCCCGCGACACCGCGCGGGCGCTGCGTGACATCCACCGGGAAGGGTTGATCCACCGGGATCTCAAGCCCTCCAACGTGATGGTCGGTCCGACCCGCGCCGTGCTGATCGATTTCGGCATCGCGACCACCGTCGCCGACATCGGTCGCCTGACGAGCACCGGGAAGGTGATGGGAACCCTGCCCTACCAGGCTCCGGAACTCGTCAAGGGAGGCAGCACCGCGTCGGTGAAGTCCGACATCTTCGCGTGGGGCTGCGTGGTCTTCTACGCCGCGACCGGACGGGGGCCGTTCGGCGACGGCGCGGCGGGCGAGGTGATCCCGGCCATCCTCGGCGCGGATCCGGACCTGCGCGCGGTGCCGGGAGAGGTGCGCGAGATGGTCGGGCTGGCACTGTCCAAACGGGCACGGGATCGGCCGGACTCCGACGAGGTGGCCGCGGAACTGGAATCGGTGTCAGCGTCCGTGGTGGTCTGCGGCTCACCCCAGGACGCTTACGCGGTCCGGCTTCGGAAACTCCTGGTGGACAACGGCTTCACCGTGCGGATCTCGACCATTCCGGACACTCTCAACGGTGCGGGAGTGCTGCTGATCCTGGACACCGACCGGCCCTCCCCGGAGACCGTCGACATGAGACAGGCCGCGGAACGGCGCAGCATCCCCGTACGGCGGATCATCCTGGCCGGTCCGCGGCAGCCCGACGCCTTCCTCGACGCGCGTGCCAGTGCATTACCCGGTCCGGCCCATCTCGTGCAGCTACGCGCCCTAGTGCGCACGAAGCCGCAGACGCACGACGCCACCACTCCGGTAGACCGTACGGCGGCGCTCATCGCGGCGGTGCGGACCGCGTTGCGAGCAGGTGATCTCGTCACGGCCGACCGGCTGACCACCGACATGCTGCTGGCGGCAGCCGGGCGGTCGGAGGAGGGCTGGATGACCCGATCACACGTCAACCACGTCGGAACGGCTTTCCTGCGCGACCTCGCCCGGGTGTGGCAGGAAGAAACCAGCGGTAGGCACGGTTTCCACGCCCAGCGAGCGCTGCTGCCGGAGAGCTCGCGGAACAGGATGCACACCCTGGCCCTCACCTTCGGGTGGAGCAGTCAGGGCTTCGTACCGGACGACTACGAAACGTGGGCCGCCGACGGCGGGGACGTCCCTGGGTTCTTCCCGACGCTGCGCTCGCCGAACCGACCATCCGGCTGGTACGACAGCTGGGGCATGACGGTGACCGCGGTGCACGACCGGATCAGCGAGGAGCGGCGCAGTGGATGA
- a CDS encoding SPFH domain-containing protein, giving the protein MDDVIGFVVSGLWVLAGLGFLVLVVQQVKRSVVNVPLGQFVVVNRRYSSFRHADSLAEAVDRQSKLLRGGRIYFRPRWLYRVVFHDMISIPSDSIGIVHAKMGGSLEHGQPIARHVPCDDFQDFKTFLDKDGQQGPQIEVLNSGGQYAIHPTVFDVKIVKRTYVPLRTIGVVVAKVGEIMPYGHTLARHVECKYFQDGVKFLDDGGQQGPQQALLPGGGNYAINTDMFNVLTENHLDLEMVPLSHHYLEPEDLRLVSVESEETGVVIVTEGAHPVDAAEPAPKIEGHESFQFPWIFLDNGGQFGPQSEVLPGGSTYAINPFFARVVRIPSRELILSWGRKDVSADRYDSELDLIEVTLDGFHVSVELTQTFVIPPETAPHLVKRFGEDDEEHGTAGVRKSAAVQRLVTRLLGVVVKGYFNEVSNSHLIEEFISDQNQVRAELKTLVEQALREQNVSPKLTTIGAIKFQSDEMNEEFRHIAKLRQQSRQLGQQLINAAVETDLRRESIKQEKLKRSAELEEDVRILGRDQVAAERMARIDASRQVPQVLVTSNDPGVLDLPRRVRGVSRRDGQLPVWVLDTEDVRPQPAQITEAYDREEDEHDDPR; this is encoded by the coding sequence GTGGATGACGTCATCGGGTTCGTGGTGTCGGGGCTCTGGGTGCTGGCCGGGCTGGGTTTCCTCGTGCTGGTCGTGCAACAGGTCAAGAGGTCGGTCGTGAACGTTCCGCTGGGGCAGTTCGTCGTCGTGAACCGGAGGTACAGCTCGTTCCGGCACGCCGATTCGCTCGCCGAGGCGGTGGACCGGCAGAGCAAGTTGCTGCGCGGCGGTCGCATCTACTTCCGGCCACGCTGGCTCTACCGGGTGGTCTTCCATGACATGATCAGCATCCCGAGCGACTCGATCGGAATCGTGCACGCCAAGATGGGCGGCTCCCTCGAGCACGGACAGCCCATCGCACGGCACGTGCCGTGCGACGACTTCCAGGACTTCAAGACCTTCCTCGACAAAGACGGACAGCAGGGACCGCAGATCGAGGTCCTGAACAGCGGTGGCCAGTACGCCATCCACCCGACCGTCTTCGACGTGAAAATCGTGAAACGCACATACGTCCCCCTGCGGACCATCGGCGTCGTGGTGGCCAAGGTGGGCGAGATCATGCCGTACGGCCACACCCTCGCCCGGCACGTCGAGTGCAAGTACTTCCAGGACGGGGTGAAGTTCCTCGACGACGGTGGGCAGCAGGGACCGCAGCAGGCGCTGCTCCCCGGTGGGGGCAACTACGCCATCAACACCGACATGTTCAACGTGCTCACCGAGAACCACCTGGACCTGGAGATGGTCCCGCTGTCGCACCACTACCTGGAGCCGGAGGACCTGCGACTGGTATCGGTGGAGAGCGAGGAGACCGGTGTCGTCATCGTCACCGAAGGGGCGCACCCGGTCGACGCCGCCGAGCCCGCGCCGAAGATCGAGGGCCACGAGAGCTTCCAGTTCCCCTGGATCTTCCTGGACAACGGCGGGCAGTTCGGTCCGCAGTCGGAGGTGCTCCCCGGCGGCTCCACCTACGCCATCAACCCGTTCTTCGCCCGCGTGGTGCGGATCCCCTCACGGGAACTGATCCTCTCCTGGGGACGCAAGGACGTCAGCGCCGACCGCTATGACTCCGAGCTGGACCTGATCGAGGTGACCCTGGACGGGTTCCACGTGTCGGTCGAGCTGACCCAGACCTTCGTCATCCCACCGGAGACCGCGCCGCACCTGGTCAAGCGGTTCGGCGAGGACGACGAGGAGCACGGCACCGCAGGCGTGCGCAAGTCGGCCGCAGTGCAGCGGCTGGTCACCCGCCTGCTCGGTGTGGTGGTCAAGGGCTACTTCAACGAGGTGTCCAACAGCCACCTCATCGAGGAGTTCATCAGCGATCAGAACCAGGTCCGCGCCGAGCTGAAGACACTCGTCGAACAGGCGCTGCGGGAGCAGAACGTCTCCCCCAAGCTGACCACCATCGGTGCGATCAAGTTCCAGTCCGACGAGATGAACGAGGAGTTCCGGCACATCGCGAAGCTGCGGCAGCAGAGCAGGCAGCTCGGCCAGCAGTTGATCAACGCGGCGGTGGAGACGGACCTGCGGAGGGAGAGCATCAAGCAGGAGAAGCTGAAGCGGTCGGCGGAGCTCGAGGAGGACGTCCGCATCCTGGGCCGTGACCAGGTCGCGGCGGAGCGGATGGCCCGGATCGACGCGAGTCGCCAAGTCCCCCAGGTCCTCGTCACGTCGAACGACCCCGGGGTCCTCGACCTCCCCAGGCGGGTCCGTGGCGTCTCGCGGCGTGACGGCCAGCTTCCCGTGTGGGTGCTGGACACCGAGGACGTGCGGCCGCAGCCGGCGCAGATCACCGAGGCCTACGACCGGGAAGAGGACGAGCATGACGACCCGCGCTGA